The following coding sequences are from one Oscillospiraceae bacterium window:
- a CDS encoding InlB B-repeat-containing protein, translating to MKRVFSIIIAALMIAVMVPFAVSADVVRMPDAAFARKFATAPTIDGVISETEWGKPTRTVKDDGTLPSVFSMRTDEAGALTADKANPDQSYDIWLRWDKDYFYMAVKTADKTHFNKNTASESIWDGDALQMDFNACNMCFGLGNDGKVGKYLWSGKFDNSKLDIKNDGSFTSYEIAFAWKDIFSGDALAGTKLNLTTVVLTATEDKGTESSYDGWLTWGDGCCGPQEASCKVGYNKIILSDTDAKDAAADPAVKTYTVKFQDADGNDLSSQLVYEGDDAVAPTNPTKEGYKFTSWDASYSNIKADTTVKAQFAKLCIVTFADYDGTEIKKVDVETGKAATAPKDPTREGYTFTGWDKDFSAVTEDITVTAQYEEAAVTPATGETSTATGTATATGAPATGETPAEENPSNVWIYVVIAVVVIAAGAAIIIFSKKKKA from the coding sequence ATGAAAAGAGTTTTTAGCATTATCATTGCCGCACTTATGATCGCGGTGATGGTTCCGTTCGCTGTTTCGGCTGATGTCGTAAGAATGCCGGACGCCGCATTCGCCCGTAAATTCGCGACCGCGCCGACGATTGACGGAGTTATTTCCGAAACCGAATGGGGCAAACCCACCAGAACCGTCAAAGACGACGGAACACTTCCCAGCGTTTTCTCAATGAGAACCGATGAAGCCGGTGCGTTAACGGCAGATAAGGCAAATCCTGACCAGTCTTATGATATATGGCTCCGTTGGGACAAAGATTACTTCTATATGGCAGTAAAAACTGCTGACAAAACCCACTTCAATAAAAACACCGCCTCTGAAAGTATCTGGGACGGCGATGCGCTTCAAATGGATTTTAATGCATGCAATATGTGCTTTGGTCTAGGTAACGATGGTAAAGTAGGCAAATATTTATGGAGCGGTAAGTTTGATAATTCAAAGCTCGATATAAAGAATGACGGATCGTTTACATCATATGAAATCGCTTTCGCATGGAAGGATATCTTCTCCGGCGATGCTTTAGCAGGCACAAAATTAAATCTTACTACTGTTGTCCTTACAGCTACCGAAGATAAAGGCACTGAATCCTCATACGACGGATGGCTTACATGGGGCGACGGCTGCTGCGGTCCGCAGGAAGCCAGCTGCAAAGTTGGTTATAACAAGATTATCCTTTCCGATACAGACGCTAAGGATGCCGCTGCAGATCCCGCAGTTAAAACATATACAGTTAAGTTCCAGGACGCAGACGGAAACGACCTTTCTTCACAGCTGGTATATGAAGGTGATGACGCCGTTGCTCCCACTAATCCCACCAAAGAAGGCTATAAATTCACAAGCTGGGACGCAAGCTATTCAAATATAAAAGCCGATACCACAGTAAAGGCTCAGTTTGCTAAGCTTTGCATTGTAACCTTTGCAGATTATGACGGAACAGAAATTAAAAAAGTTGATGTAGAAACCGGCAAAGCGGCAACCGCTCCGAAGGATCCGACTCGTGAAGGATATACATTCACAGGCTGGGATAAGGATTTCTCAGCAGTTACCGAGGATATAACGGTTACCGCTCAGTACGAAGAAGCTGCAGTGACACCCGCAACCGGCGAAACCTCGACGGCTACAGGCACAGCCACCGCAACCGGTGCACCCGCAACCGGCGAAACTCCGGCAGAAGAGAATCCCTCCAATGTTTGGATATATGTTGTGATCGCTGTTGTTGTTATAGCGGCCGGCGCTGCAATCATAATCTTCTCAAAGAAGAAAAAGGCGTAA
- a CDS encoding Gfo/Idh/MocA family oxidoreductase: MTNIAFCGFRHVHIFALYALAKANPDVKIIAAFEENAEARAAAEAKGVVFTHDSYEAMLAEKDIDIIAIGDYFGIRGSRAIAALKAGKNVYSDKPLCTSLDELDQIEALVKKTGLKVGCMLDVRYHQWVQPIKKFIAEGKLGEINSISFGGQHPLLWGSRAGWYFEKGKHGGTINDIAIHGIDLVEYLTGLGFKRVIGARCWNGFAKEAPDFKDCGQYMAELSNGAGLMADVSYAAPDSCGYSLPTYWRFTVWGTKGVMEFCYGEKDFRVALNGTGGFETVKTPDVDTGNCLAVFLDELAGKPAQIDTVHTIAVSRETLLIQQEADK, translated from the coding sequence ATGACTAATATTGCTTTTTGCGGTTTTCGCCACGTACATATATTTGCGCTGTATGCTTTGGCAAAAGCCAATCCCGATGTTAAAATTATCGCCGCGTTTGAAGAAAACGCGGAGGCAAGAGCCGCCGCCGAGGCAAAGGGAGTTGTATTTACACACGATTCATACGAGGCTATGCTTGCCGAAAAGGATATTGATATAATAGCCATAGGCGATTATTTCGGGATACGCGGCTCCAGGGCGATCGCCGCTCTCAAGGCCGGAAAGAACGTATATTCCGACAAGCCTCTGTGTACATCGCTTGACGAGCTTGACCAGATCGAGGCTCTTGTCAAAAAAACGGGCTTAAAGGTCGGTTGTATGCTTGATGTAAGATATCATCAGTGGGTGCAGCCGATAAAGAAATTTATCGCCGAAGGCAAACTCGGCGAAATAAATTCAATCAGCTTCGGCGGACAGCATCCCCTACTGTGGGGCAGCCGCGCCGGCTGGTATTTTGAAAAAGGCAAGCATGGCGGAACAATCAACGATATCGCCATTCACGGCATTGATCTCGTCGAATATCTGACCGGGCTGGGTTTCAAACGCGTTATCGGCGCCAGATGCTGGAATGGCTTTGCCAAGGAAGCCCCCGATTTTAAAGACTGCGGTCAGTACATGGCCGAACTTTCAAACGGCGCGGGTCTGATGGCAGACGTGAGCTATGCGGCCCCCGATTCCTGCGGCTATTCGCTGCCCACCTATTGGAGATTTACCGTGTGGGGAACAAAGGGCGTCATGGAATTCTGTTACGGTGAAAAGGATTTCCGCGTCGCGCTCAACGGAACGGGCGGATTCGAAACCGTGAAAACACCCGATGTGGACACCGGAAATTGCCTTGCCGTGTTCCTTGATGAGCTTGCCGGAAAGCCGGCTCAGATTGACACGGTCCATACTATTGCCGTTTCCCGCGAAACCCTGCTGATTCAACAGGAAGCGGATAAATAA
- a CDS encoding DUF6143 family protein, protein MLGSKRVFTNNNQNNYVQSVNIPIELFESMKGEYFVGYAENLLFGKGTKAWARLYNPYNSGVNLHVNVWTVSDISAGPYNAQFWFNANPSCGFTESKLFTCSNTAIWPVPVPKSIIQKAINVTNDPYGGAKAFVRTSQPGITIADNENGKFIFPPGGSFLVLISLVEGYDDPADGRIAFGWWEEKIPNGGKQLI, encoded by the coding sequence ATGCTTGGTTCAAAGAGAGTATTTACAAATAATAATCAAAATAATTATGTTCAAAGTGTAAATATACCGATAGAATTATTCGAGTCAATGAAAGGCGAATATTTTGTAGGTTATGCTGAAAATTTATTATTTGGAAAAGGGACGAAAGCCTGGGCGAGATTATATAATCCGTATAATTCCGGTGTAAATCTGCATGTAAACGTATGGACGGTGAGCGATATTTCAGCGGGACCGTATAATGCACAGTTTTGGTTTAACGCCAATCCTTCGTGCGGCTTCACTGAATCTAAATTGTTTACATGCTCTAACACGGCCATTTGGCCTGTTCCTGTGCCGAAAAGCATCATTCAAAAAGCTATTAATGTCACCAACGATCCTTATGGAGGCGCAAAAGCATTCGTCAGAACAAGTCAACCTGGAATAACAATAGCCGATAATGAAAACGGGAAATTCATATTTCCTCCCGGAGGCTCGTTTCTTGTGCTTATATCACTCGTGGAAGGATATGATGATCCTGCGGATGGCAGAATTGCCTTCGGATGGTGGGAAGAAAAAATACCAAACGGCGGAAAACAGCTGATTTGA
- a CDS encoding sugar phosphate isomerase/epimerase family protein: MSYPVIMHINYCEQGQTIEQVCRKAAELGFDGIEFRHQSKAFATDKEYLDSVRKYTYQYGIRCVLFGGGVNVMTKDAAARKAEVEKYCAFLDLASERVPLSVMNFFTGSLYDPNKPMNDASYGLHGSFCAEEWHYEVAAEACQLVSDYAKQYDVKFAFETHMNYLHDISESAMKLVNMIDRENFGVNLDYGNSAFFSGVLPLEQAIELCGKKLFYTHMKNYQPLPRTGGLLPTSLGDGMINHRIYVKKLMEIGFTGLIGIEAPRPGDREWYAKNDIAYIRSVLKDLNA; the protein is encoded by the coding sequence ATGTCATATCCGGTAATAATGCACATCAATTATTGCGAGCAGGGGCAGACAATCGAACAAGTGTGCAGAAAAGCCGCCGAGCTGGGCTTTGACGGGATCGAATTCCGTCATCAAAGCAAGGCTTTTGCTACCGACAAGGAGTATCTTGATTCCGTCAGGAAATATACATATCAGTATGGAATCAGATGTGTTCTATTCGGCGGCGGAGTAAATGTTATGACAAAGGATGCCGCCGCCCGCAAGGCTGAGGTCGAAAAGTATTGCGCTTTTCTCGATCTCGCGTCCGAAAGAGTGCCGCTGTCAGTCATGAACTTTTTCACCGGTTCGCTTTACGACCCAAATAAGCCGATGAACGATGCTTCATACGGACTTCACGGATCGTTCTGCGCGGAAGAATGGCATTATGAAGTTGCCGCTGAGGCGTGTCAGTTGGTAAGCGATTATGCGAAGCAGTACGATGTGAAATTCGCATTTGAGACGCATATGAATTATCTTCATGACATATCTGAATCGGCAATGAAGCTGGTCAATATGATTGACCGCGAAAATTTTGGCGTAAACCTTGACTATGGCAACTCCGCTTTCTTTTCCGGTGTGCTTCCGCTTGAACAAGCGATTGAACTGTGTGGCAAAAAGCTGTTTTATACACATATGAAGAATTATCAGCCATTGCCCCGCACGGGCGGACTTCTTCCGACGTCACTCGGCGACGGTATGATAAATCATCGCATATACGTTAAAAAGCTTATGGAAATCGGTTTTACCGGTCTTATCGGCATCGAGGCTCCGCGTCCCGGCGACCGCGAATGGTATGCAAAAAACGACATCGCATATATCCGTTCGGTCTTAAAGGATTTGAACGCTTGA
- a CDS encoding glycoside hydrolase family 36 protein: MKSLGLGNGYTDIKFRNDTKCGARYCSCEAVYDEALLDGHLIGRYWSACGQIIPELSLSDSGFISSIKDFSLDSFSLSIGGKIISGWKYAESGLRNASGKSEVGVFILETDECPISVRVCTKLDGSEFIERWLEITNMGSSSLPITSVYPMSGRLWLHNHIRGTEKYSYPAEEVMSPEEGSPFIAAYNHSSGWGKEGDIWFEPLKPGETSYNGGINGKSGWSRPAFWLRNLLNGHTFVCEYAWSGNWEMKFNYDDSPEHTQAGFAIGMPEITGEAIRVLSPGETVITPAVHFALFLGNDDEIVQSLHRHVRDSVMPAYPAGRENEIEANQRGYMRDSETLDGVLTDIDVAHEAGAETYLFDAGWSGTKPPNDWWYTAGDWIPGPWLPGGLAPITDRLHSYGMKFGLWVEFEAIGSTSTLMEKHPDWVMKRCGVPVYCGRALDLSKPEVEDYLEKELSRIITSYGLDTLRIDHNNNLEIGGTIERDGFCENVMWRYYEALYRIFDSLRKKFPDVVFQNCAGGGGRLDLGILQRFHNTDISDWMRQPRGTKILNGITMVLPPDKCLRAFGVESGDHVMESDIDFQMRYIYICHPNMRGIAPNVDSFNPCLKQRINNNLQLFKNLIRPLMRDCLVYHHTPWLPLRKSAEWCVFEYSAPDKTKSLAAVFRLSYSRNDFYILYPKGIDRSKKYKVSFCSSGETAEASGYELVNNGLRLYMPGSLTSELIIFEAE, encoded by the coding sequence ATGAAAAGCCTGGGATTGGGAAACGGTTATACCGATATTAAATTCAGAAACGATACAAAGTGCGGCGCAAGATACTGTTCATGCGAAGCAGTATATGACGAGGCGCTGCTCGACGGTCATCTTATCGGGCGTTATTGGTCCGCATGCGGACAGATAATACCTGAATTGTCATTAAGCGATTCCGGTTTTATAAGCTCAATAAAGGATTTCTCTCTTGATTCATTTTCACTCAGTATCGGCGGTAAAATAATCTCCGGATGGAAATATGCCGAATCCGGCTTAAGAAACGCCTCCGGCAAATCCGAAGTCGGAGTTTTTATACTGGAAACAGACGAATGCCCCATATCTGTTCGCGTATGCACAAAGCTCGACGGCAGCGAGTTTATCGAGAGATGGCTCGAGATAACGAATATGGGGTCATCTTCACTGCCGATAACCTCGGTTTATCCTATGTCAGGGAGATTATGGCTACACAACCATATACGCGGAACAGAAAAATACTCATATCCCGCCGAAGAAGTCATGTCGCCAGAAGAAGGCTCTCCGTTTATAGCGGCTTATAATCATTCCTCCGGCTGGGGTAAAGAAGGCGATATTTGGTTCGAGCCTTTAAAACCCGGCGAAACATCGTATAACGGTGGAATTAATGGCAAATCGGGATGGTCGCGGCCTGCATTCTGGCTTCGAAATCTGTTAAACGGTCATACATTCGTATGCGAATATGCATGGAGTGGAAACTGGGAGATGAAATTCAATTACGACGACTCACCCGAGCATACACAGGCGGGCTTTGCGATCGGCATGCCGGAGATAACCGGCGAAGCGATAAGGGTTCTCTCTCCCGGAGAAACCGTAATAACACCTGCTGTGCATTTCGCGCTCTTCCTCGGCAATGATGATGAAATTGTTCAATCACTGCACCGTCATGTCAGAGATTCAGTAATGCCGGCTTACCCTGCCGGAAGAGAAAATGAAATAGAAGCCAATCAGCGTGGATATATGAGAGACAGCGAAACGCTTGACGGAGTGCTCACCGATATCGACGTAGCGCATGAAGCCGGCGCGGAAACATATCTGTTCGATGCCGGCTGGAGCGGCACAAAGCCGCCGAATGACTGGTGGTATACCGCCGGCGACTGGATCCCCGGTCCGTGGCTTCCGGGGGGTCTCGCTCCGATAACCGACAGACTGCATAGTTATGGTATGAAATTCGGTCTTTGGGTCGAATTTGAAGCAATAGGCTCGACAAGCACGCTGATGGAAAAGCATCCCGACTGGGTCATGAAAAGATGCGGCGTTCCGGTTTATTGCGGAAGAGCTCTTGACCTGTCAAAGCCCGAGGTAGAGGATTATCTTGAAAAAGAGCTGTCACGTATAATAACAAGCTACGGACTTGATACTCTCAGAATTGATCACAACAACAATTTGGAAATAGGCGGCACAATCGAAAGAGACGGCTTTTGCGAAAATGTAATGTGGCGTTATTATGAAGCTCTTTACAGAATTTTCGATAGCCTACGAAAGAAATTCCCCGATGTCGTTTTTCAAAACTGCGCGGGTGGCGGCGGACGGCTTGATCTGGGAATACTGCAAAGATTTCATAACACCGATATTTCGGATTGGATGCGCCAACCCAGAGGAACAAAGATACTCAACGGAATAACTATGGTCCTTCCTCCGGATAAATGTCTCAGAGCTTTCGGAGTTGAAAGCGGAGATCATGTTATGGAATCGGATATTGATTTCCAGATGAGATATATCTACATATGCCATCCGAATATGCGAGGGATCGCTCCGAACGTGGATTCCTTTAATCCCTGCTTGAAACAACGTATTAACAATAATCTTCAATTATTTAAAAATCTTATAAGACCGCTCATGCGCGATTGTCTCGTATATCATCATACTCCGTGGCTTCCCTTAAGAAAAAGCGCGGAGTGGTGTGTATTTGAATATTCTGCTCCAGATAAAACGAAATCACTCGCTGCGGTTTTTCGCCTGTCTTACAGTAGAAATGATTTTTATATTTTATATCCGAAAGGTATAGACAGAAGTAAAAAATATAAAGTATCCTTCTGTTCATCAGGTGAAACAGCGGAAGCCTCAGGATATGAACTTGTAAATAACGGACTCCGGTTGTATATGCCCGGAAGCCTGACATCCGAACTTATTATATTTGAAGCTGAATAA